In Salvelinus sp. IW2-2015 unplaced genomic scaffold, ASM291031v2 Un_scaffold6398, whole genome shotgun sequence, the following proteins share a genomic window:
- the LOC112078864 gene encoding glutamate receptor 2 encodes CSQFSRGVYAIFGFYDKKSVNTITSFCETLHVSFITPSFPADGLNQFVLQMRPDIKGPLVSLVEYYKWDKFAYLYDSDRGLSTLQ; translated from the coding sequence tttGTTCCCAGTTCTCCAGGGGTGTATATGCCATCTTTGGTTTCTATGACAAGAAGAGTGTGAACACCATCACGTCTTTCTGTGAGACCCTCCACGTGTCCTTCATCACACCGTCCTTCCCCGCTGATGGACTCAATCAGTTTGTCCTTCAGATGAGACCCGACATCAAGGGACCTCTGGTCAGCTTAGTGGAGTATTACAAGTGGGACAAGTTCGCCTACCTCTATGACAGTGACAGGG